From Streptomyces sp. NBC_01460, a single genomic window includes:
- a CDS encoding S16 family serine protease: MAIRLSRPRALALCALPVLALFGTAAFAPLPFTVAQPGSTADVLGEDKGTPVITIKGAPTRTTDGELRMTTILATAPTADVGIGDVVDSWFRADRAVMPRDSVYPTGDSEKEIERHNLQDMEESQNVAVDAALNYLDRKPGSVDITLHLADVGGPSAGLFFSLGIIDKLDGDGSGGDLTGGRDIAGTGTIEADGKVGAVGGVSLKTQAARRDGATVFLVPKAECKQAKAEKPEGLRLIPVTTLESAVSSLRALDQGGTVPSC; encoded by the coding sequence GTGGCCATTCGTCTCTCCCGCCCCCGCGCCCTCGCCCTCTGCGCCCTGCCCGTTCTCGCCCTGTTCGGCACGGCGGCCTTCGCGCCCCTGCCGTTCACCGTGGCTCAGCCGGGCAGTACCGCCGACGTCCTGGGGGAGGACAAGGGGACGCCGGTCATCACGATCAAGGGCGCGCCGACCCGCACCACCGACGGCGAGCTGCGGATGACGACGATCCTCGCGACCGCGCCGACGGCCGACGTCGGGATCGGGGACGTGGTGGACAGCTGGTTCAGGGCGGACCGTGCGGTCATGCCGCGCGACTCCGTCTATCCGACCGGTGACTCCGAGAAGGAGATCGAGCGGCACAACCTCCAGGACATGGAGGAGTCGCAGAACGTCGCCGTCGACGCCGCCCTGAACTACCTGGACAGGAAGCCCGGCTCGGTCGACATCACCCTGCACCTCGCCGACGTCGGCGGTCCCAGCGCGGGCCTGTTCTTCTCGCTGGGGATCATCGACAAGCTGGACGGCGACGGCTCCGGCGGCGACCTGACCGGTGGCCGCGACATCGCCGGCACGGGGACGATCGAAGCCGACGGCAAGGTCGGCGCGGTCGGCGGGGTCTCCCTCAAGACGCAGGCCGCCCGGCGCGACGGTGCCACCGTCTTCCTCGTGCCGAAGGCCGAGTGCAAGCAGGCGAAGGCGGAGAAGCCGGAAGGGCTGCGGCTGATCCCCGTCACGACACTGGAGAGCGCGGTGTCCTCGCTGCGGGCGCTGGACCAGGGCGGCACGGTTCCGAGCTGCTGA
- a CDS encoding IclR family transcriptional regulator gives MTAETSQTLDRGLRVLKLLADTDHGLTVTELSNKLGVNRTVVYRLLATLEQHALVRRDLGGRARVGLGVLRLGRQVHPLVREAALPALRSLAEDIGATAHLTLVDGSDALAVAVVEPTWTDYHVAYRAGFRHSLDRGAAGRAILTARQKTVDHPGYTLTQGELEAGACGAAAPLVGVSGVEGSVGVVMLADAVPERVGPRVLDAAREVADALR, from the coding sequence GTGACCGCGGAGACTTCTCAGACGCTCGACCGGGGACTGCGTGTCCTCAAACTGCTCGCCGATACCGATCACGGCCTGACCGTCACCGAGTTGTCGAACAAACTCGGCGTCAACCGCACCGTGGTCTACCGACTGCTCGCCACCCTGGAACAGCACGCGCTCGTCCGGCGTGACCTGGGCGGCCGGGCCCGAGTGGGGCTGGGCGTGCTGCGCCTCGGCCGTCAGGTGCACCCGCTCGTCAGGGAGGCCGCGCTGCCCGCGCTGCGTTCCCTGGCCGAGGACATAGGGGCCACCGCGCACCTCACGCTCGTCGACGGATCGGACGCGCTCGCGGTCGCCGTCGTCGAGCCGACGTGGACCGACTACCACGTGGCCTACCGGGCCGGCTTCCGTCACTCCCTGGACAGGGGCGCCGCGGGCCGGGCGATCCTCACGGCCCGGCAGAAGACGGTCGACCACCCCGGCTACACGCTCACCCAGGGTGAGCTCGAAGCCGGTGCCTGCGGGGCCGCGGCACCCCTGGTCGGGGTCTCCGGGGTGGAGGGCAGCGTGGGCGTGGTGATGCTCGCGGACGCCGTGCCGGAGCGGGTCGGGCCCCGGGTCCTGGACGCGGCCCGCGAGGTCGCCGACGCGCTGCGCTGA
- a CDS encoding DEAD/DEAH box helicase has protein sequence MTTTASHHLSPAFPGRAPWGTAGKLRAWQQGAMDRYIQDQPRDFLAVATPGAGKTTFALTLASWLLHHHVVQQITVVAPTEHLKKQWAEAAARIGIKLDPEYSAGPVSKEYHGVAITYAGVGVRPMLHRNRCEQRKTLVILDEIHHAGDSKSWGEACQEAFDPATRRLALTGTPFRSDTNPIPFVAYEEGNDGIRRSSADYTYGYGNALADGVVRPVIFLSYSGNMRWRTKAGDEIAARLGEPMTKDAIGQAWRTALSPTGDWIPNVLAAADKRLTEVRKGIPDAGGLVIATDQESARAYAKILKSVTGEKPTVVLSDEKAASKNIDRFSEDGSRWMVAVRMVSEGVDVPRLAVGVYATTISTPLFFAQAVGRFVRSRRRGETASVFVPTIPMLLDFANEMEVERDHVLDKPKKGSDEENPFAEEDQLLADAEKLEDEETEEQLPFEALESDAVFDRVLYDGAEFGMQAHPGSEEEQDYLGIPGLLEPDQVQLLLQKRQTRQIAHSRQKPAAEADLLEKAAEDRPVVTHKKLLELRKQLNTMVSAYTHQSGKPHGVIHTELRKVCGGPPSAEATAGQIQDRIKKVQEWATRMR, from the coding sequence GTACATCCAGGACCAGCCGCGCGACTTCCTCGCCGTCGCGACCCCCGGCGCGGGGAAGACCACCTTCGCGCTGACCCTCGCCTCATGGCTGCTGCACCACCACGTGGTGCAGCAGATCACCGTCGTGGCGCCCACCGAGCACCTCAAGAAGCAGTGGGCGGAAGCCGCCGCCCGCATAGGCATCAAGCTCGACCCGGAGTACAGCGCCGGACCCGTGAGCAAGGAGTACCACGGGGTCGCGATCACGTACGCCGGTGTCGGCGTGCGCCCCATGCTGCACCGCAACCGGTGCGAGCAGCGCAAGACGCTGGTGATCCTCGACGAGATCCACCACGCGGGTGACTCGAAGTCGTGGGGCGAGGCGTGCCAGGAGGCGTTCGACCCGGCGACCAGGCGCCTCGCGCTCACCGGCACGCCCTTCCGGTCGGACACCAACCCGATCCCCTTCGTCGCGTACGAGGAGGGCAACGACGGCATCCGCCGCTCCTCCGCCGACTACACCTACGGCTACGGCAACGCCCTCGCGGACGGGGTCGTCCGCCCCGTGATCTTCCTCAGCTACAGCGGCAACATGCGCTGGCGCACCAAGGCCGGGGACGAGATCGCCGCGCGGCTCGGCGAGCCGATGACCAAGGACGCCATCGGGCAGGCCTGGCGCACCGCGCTCTCGCCCACCGGTGACTGGATCCCCAACGTGCTGGCCGCCGCCGACAAGAGGCTGACCGAGGTGCGCAAGGGCATCCCGGACGCCGGCGGGCTGGTCATCGCGACGGACCAGGAGTCGGCGCGCGCGTACGCCAAGATCCTCAAGTCGGTCACCGGCGAGAAGCCGACCGTGGTCCTCTCCGACGAGAAGGCCGCCTCCAAGAACATCGACAGGTTCAGCGAGGACGGATCGCGCTGGATGGTCGCGGTGCGCATGGTGTCGGAGGGCGTCGACGTCCCGCGTCTCGCGGTCGGCGTGTACGCGACGACGATCTCCACGCCCCTCTTCTTCGCCCAGGCGGTCGGCCGTTTCGTACGGTCCCGGAGGCGCGGCGAGACGGCCTCCGTCTTCGTGCCGACGATCCCGATGCTGCTCGACTTCGCGAACGAGATGGAGGTCGAGCGCGACCACGTCCTGGACAAGCCGAAGAAGGGCAGCGACGAGGAGAACCCGTTCGCCGAGGAGGACCAGCTCCTCGCGGACGCGGAGAAGCTCGAGGACGAGGAGACCGAGGAGCAGCTGCCCTTCGAGGCGCTGGAGTCCGACGCGGTCTTCGACCGGGTGCTCTACGACGGCGCCGAGTTCGGTATGCAGGCGCATCCCGGCAGCGAGGAGGAGCAGGACTACCTCGGTATCCCGGGGCTCCTCGAACCCGACCAGGTGCAGCTGCTGCTCCAGAAGCGGCAGACCCGGCAGATCGCGCACAGCCGCCAGAAGCCGGCCGCCGAGGCCGACCTCCTGGAGAAGGCGGCCGAGGACCGGCCCGTGGTCACGCACAAGAAGCTGCTGGAGCTCCGCAAGCAGCTCAACACCATGGTGTCGGCCTACACACACCAGAGCGGCAAGCCGCACGGAGTGATCCACACCGAGCTGCGGAAGGTGTGCGGCGGCCCGCCCAGCGCGGAGGCGACGGCCGGGCAGATCCAGGACCGGATCAAGAAGGTCCAGGAGTGGGCCACCCGGATGCGGTGA